In Drosophila simulans strain w501 chromosome 3R, Prin_Dsim_3.1, whole genome shotgun sequence, a single window of DNA contains:
- the LOC6729377 gene encoding myosin heavy chain 95F isoform X4 has translation MDFYANSNPVHSASTVRKMLEDTQLVWVRDAAEGYIQGRITEIGAKEFEVTPTDRKYPKRTCHFDDIHSSCDGPQDHDDNCELMLLNEATFLDNLKTRYYKDKIYTYVANILIAVNPYREIKELYAPDTIKKYNGRSLGELPPHVFAIADKAIRDMRVYKLSQSIIVSGESGAGKTESTKYLLKYLCYSHDSAGPIETKILDANPVLEAFGNAKTTRNNNSSRFGKFIEVHYDAKCQVVGGYISHYLLEKSRICTQSAEERNYHVFYMLLAGAPQQLRDKLSLGKPDDYRYLSGCTQYFANAKTEQLIPGSQKSKNHQQKGPLKDPIIDDYQHFHNLDKALGRLGLSDTEKLGIYSLVAAVLHLGNIAFEEIPDDVRGGCQVSEASEQSLTITSGLLGVDQTELRTALVSRVMQSKGGGFKGTVIMVPLKIYEASNARDALAKAIYSRLFDRIVGLINQSIPFQASNFYIGVLDIAGFEYFTVNSFEQFCINYCNEKLQKFFNDNILKNEQELYKREGLNVPEITFTDNQDIIELIEAKSNGIFTLLDEESKLPKPSYSHFTAEVHKSWANHYRLGLPRSSRLKAHRTLRDEEGFLVRHFAGAVCYNTEQFIEKNNDALHASLEGLVQECDNPLLQTLFPSGSSTSVRGKLNFISVGSKFKTQLGELMEKLEQNGTNFIRCIKPNSKMIDRQFEGSLALAQLKCSGTISVLELMEHGYPSRVLFADLYSMYKSVLPPELVSLPARTFCEAMFQSLNLSAKDFKFGITKVFFRPGKFVEFDRIMRSDPENMLAIVAKVKKWLIRSRWVKSALGALCVIKLRNRIIYRNKCVLIAQRIARGFLARKQHRPRYQGIGKINKIRTNTLKTIEIASGLKMGREEIISGVNDIYRQIDDAIKKIKMNPRITQREMDSMYTVVMANMNKLTVDLNTKLKEQQQAEEQERLRKIQEALQAERAAKEAEEQRQREEIENKRLKAEMETRRKAAEAQRLRQEEEDRRAALALQEQLEKEAKDDAKYRQQLEQERRDHELALRLANESNGQVEDSPPVIRKSENVRAQQQALGKQKYDLSKWKYSELRDAINTSCDIELLEACRQEFHRRLKVYHAWKAKNRKRTTMDENERAPRSVMEAAFKQPPLVQPIQEIVTAQHRYFRIPFMRANAPDNTKRGLWYAHFDGQWIARQMELHADKPPILLVAGTDDMQMCELSLEETGLTRKRGAEILEHEFNREWERNGGKAYKNLGAAKPNGPAAAAMQKQQ, from the exons TGCGCAAAATGTTGGAGGACACCCAACTGGTGTGGGTGCGAGATGCCGCCGAGGGCTATATACAGGGCCGGATCACCGAGATTGGCGCCAAGGAGTTCGAGGTTACGCCCACCGATCGCAAGTATCCGAAGCGCACGTGTCACTTCGATGATATCCACTCCTCGTGCGATGGACCCCAGGATCATGATGACAACT GCGAACTCATGCTGCTCAACGAGGCCACATTTCTGGACAATTTGAAAACGCGTTACTATAAAGACAAGATCTAC ACATATGTGGCCAACATACTAATCGCCGTGAATCCGTATCGTGAGATCAAGGAGCTCTACGCACCCGATACCATCAAGAAGTACAATGGTCGTTCCCTGGGTGAACTGCCTCCTCATGTCTTTGCTATTG CGGATAAAGCCATACGCGATATGCGGGTATACAAGTTGTCCCAGTCGATCATCGTGTCCGGAGAGTCGGGCGCCGGCAAGACGGAGTCCACCAAATACCTGCTCAAATACCTGTGCTATTCGCACGACAGTGCCGGTCCCATAGAGACCAAGATATTGGACG CCAATCCCGTGCTGGAGGCCTTTGGCAATGCCAAGACAACCAGAAACAACAACTCCTCGCGATTTGGAAAGTTCATTGAGGTGCACTACGATGCCAAGTGTCAGGTGGTCGGTGGTTACATATCGCACTACTTGCTGGAGAAGAGTCGCATCTGCACGCAGAGCGCCGAGGAGCGAAACTATCATGTTTTCTACATGCTCCTCGCCGGAGCTCCGCAGCAGCTACGCGATAAGTTGAGCTTGGGCAAACCAGATGATTACAGG TATCTCTCTGGCTGCACACAGTACTTTGCCAACGCCAAGACGGAACAGCTAATACCGGGCTCACAGAAGTCGAAGAATCACCAGCAAAAGGGTCCGCTGAAGGATCCGATTATCGATGATTATCAGCACTTCCACAACCTGGACAAGGCCTTAGGTCGTCTGGGACTCTCGGATACGGAGAAGTTGGGCATCTATTCTCTGGTGGCAGCTGTGCTCCACCTGGGCAACATTGCTTTCGAGGAGATACCCGATGATGTGCGCGGTGGCTGCCAGGTGTCGGAGGCTTCGGAGCAGTCGCTAACTATCACCAGTGGCCTGCTGGGTGTGGATCAAACAGAGCTGCGCACTGCCCTGGTGTCCCGAGTGATGCAGAGCAAGGGAGGTGGCTTCAAGGGCACGGTTATCAT GGTTCCTCTAAAGATCTACGAGGCAAGCAATGCACGGGATGCCTTGGCCAAGGCCATCTATAGTCGACTATTCGATCGCATCGTGGGCCTGATCAACCAGAGCATTCCCTTCCAGGCTTCAAACTTTTACATCGGCGTGCTCGATATTGCTGGATTTGAGTACTTCACGGTGAACTCCTTCGAGCAGTTCTGCATCAACTACTGCAATGAAAAGCTGCAGAAGTTCTTCAACGATAATATACTGAAAAACGAGCAGGAGCTGTACAAACGCGAAGGCCTCAATGTGCCCGAGATCACTTTCACGGATAACCAGGACATCATCGAGCTGATCGAGGCAAAGTCGAATGGCATCTTTACGCTGCTCGACGAGGAGTCCAAGCTGCCGAAGCCCTCGTACTCGCACTTCACCGCCGAGGTGCACAAGTCTTGGGCGAATCACTATCGCCTGGGTCTGCCGAGATCCTCGCGACTGAAGGCCCACCGCACCCTGCGCGATGAGGAGGGCTTCCTGGTGCGTCACTTTGCCGGAGCTGTGTGCTACAACACGGAGCAGTTCATTGAGAAGAACAACGACGCCCTGCATGCTTCGCTGGAGGGTTTGGTCCAGGAGTGCGATAATCCCCTGCTGCAGACCCTCTTCCCCTCGGGAAGTAGTACTTCGGTTCGTGGAAAGCTGAACTTTATATCCGTGGGATCCAAGTTCAAGACTCAGCTGGGCGAGCTAATGGAGAAACTGGAGCAGAAT GGGACCAACTTCATACGCTGCATCAAGCCCAACAGCAAGATGATCGACCGACAGTTTGAGGGCAGCCTGGCGCTGGCCCAACTGAAGTGTTCGGGCACAATTTCGGTGTTGGAACTCATGGAGCACGGTTATCCATCGCGTGTTCTCTTTGCCGATCTCTACAGCATGTACAAATCGGTGCTGCCGCCGGAACTCGTTTCACTGCCGGCTCGCACCTTCTGCGAAGCCATGTTCCAGTCCCTCAATCTGAGCGCCAAGGACTTCAAGTTCGGCATCACCAAGGTCTTCTTCCGGCCTGGTAAATTCGTGGAGTTCGACCGCATCATGCGCTCTGATCCGGAGAATATGCTGGCCATAGTGGCCAAGGTCAAGAAGTGGCTGATTCGATCGCGTTGGGTGAAGTCCGCTCTGGGAGCCCTCTGCGTGATCAAGC TGCGCAATCGAATCATCTACCGCAACAAGTGTGTTCTAATAGCTCAGCGTATTGCACGTGGTTTCCTGGCCCGGAAGCAGCATCGTCCACGCTACCAGGGTATTGGCAAGATCAACAAGATCCGGACTAACACCCTCAAGACAATCGAAATCGCAAGTGGACTGAAGATGGGTCGTGAAGAGATTATTAGTGGGGTAAACGATATCTACAGGCAGATCGATGATGCCATTAAGAAAATCAAG ATGAATCCACGCATTACTCAACGGGAAATGGACTCGATGTACACCGTGGTCATGGCCAACATGAACAAGCTAACAGTTGATCTGAACACCAAGCTTaaggagcagcaacaggccgaggagcaggagcgtcTGCGCAAGATCCAAGAGGCCCTGCAGGCCGAACGGGCCGCcaaggaggcggaggagcagcgccAGCGCgaggaaattgaaaacaagcgACT CAAAGCGGAGATGGAAACTCGACGAAAGGCAGCGGAAGCTCAGCGCCTGCGTCAAGAGGAGGAGGATAGGCGTGCCGCCTTGGCGCTGCAGGAGCAGTTGGAGAAGGAGGCCAAGGATGATGCCAAATATCGGCAGCAGCTCGAACAGGAACGTCGCGATCACGAGTTGGCCCTGCGTTTGGCCAACGAGTCCAATGGCCAGGTGGAGGATAGTCCACCAGTTATACGCAA ATCGGAAAATGTTCGGGCCCAACAACAGGCCCTGGGCAAGCAGAAGTACGACTTGTCCAAGTGGAAGTACTCGGAGCTGCGTGATGCTATCAACACGTCCTGTGATATTGAGCTGCTGGAG GCATGCCGTCAGGAGTTCCATCGCCGCTTGAAGGTGTACCACGCCTGGAAGGCAAAGAACCGCAAGCGCACCACCATGGATGAAAACGAGCGTGCGCCACGCAGCGTTATGGAAGCCG CCTTCAAGCAGCCGCCTTTGGTTCAGCCAATCCAGGAGATTGTGACCGCCCAGCATCGCTACTTCCGGATCCCCTTTATGCGAGCCAATGCGCCGGACAACA CCAAGCGCGGTCTGTGGTATGCCCACTTTGATGGCCAGTGGATCGCTCGCCAAATGGAACTGCATGCGGACAAGCCGCCAATTCTACTGGTGGCCGGAACGGACGACATGCAGATGTGCGAACTGAGCCTGGAGGAGACGGGTCTGACGCGTAAGCGTGGCGCCGAGATCCTGGAGCACGAGTTCAACCGCGAATGGGAGCGCAACGGGGGCAAGGCCTATAAGAATTTGGGTGCCGCCAAGCCGAAtgggcctgctgctgctgctatgCAGAAACAACAGTAG
- the LOC6729377 gene encoding myosin heavy chain 95F isoform X3: MLEDTQLVWVRDAAEGYIQGRITEIGAKEFEVTPTDRKYPKRTCHFDDIHSSCDGPQDHDDNCELMLLNEATFLDNLKTRYYKDKIYTYVANILIAVNPYREIKELYAPDTIKKYNGRSLGELPPHVFAIADKAIRDMRVYKLSQSIIVSGESGAGKTESTKYLLKYLCYSHDSAGPIETKILDANPVLEAFGNAKTTRNNNSSRFGKFIEVHYDAKCQVVGGYISHYLLEKSRICTQSAEERNYHVFYMLLAGAPQQLRDKLSLGKPDDYRYLSGCTQYFANAKTEQLIPGSQKSKNHQQKGPLKDPIIDDYQHFHNLDKALGRLGLSDTEKLGIYSLVAAVLHLGNIAFEEIPDDVRGGCQVSEASEQSLTITSGLLGVDQTELRTALVSRVMQSKGGGFKGTVIMVPLKIYEASNARDALAKAIYSRLFDRIVGLINQSIPFQASNFYIGVLDIAGFEYFTVNSFEQFCINYCNEKLQKFFNDNILKNEQELYKREGLNVPEITFTDNQDIIELIEAKSNGIFTLLDEESKLPKPSYSHFTAEVHKSWANHYRLGLPRSSRLKAHRTLRDEEGFLVRHFAGAVCYNTEQFIEKNNDALHASLEGLVQECDNPLLQTLFPSGSSTSVRGKLNFISVGSKFKTQLGELMEKLEQNGTNFIRCIKPNSKMIDRQFEGSLALAQLKCSGTISVLELMEHGYPSRVLFADLYSMYKSVLPPELVSLPARTFCEAMFQSLNLSAKDFKFGITKVFFRPGKFVEFDRIMRSDPENMLAIVAKVKKWLIRSRWVKSALGALCVIKLRNRIIYRNKCVLIAQRIARGFLARKQHRPRYQGIGKINKIRTNTLKTIEIASGLKMGREEIISGVNDIYRQIDDAIKKIKMNPRITQREMDSMYTVVMANMNKLTVDLNTKLKEQQQAEEQERLRKIQEALQAERAAKEAEEQRQREEIENKRLKAEMETRRKAAEAQRLRQEEEDRRAALALQEQLEKEAKDDAKYRQQLEQERRDHELALRLANESNGQVEDSPPVIRNGVNDASPMGSNKLISFSQVVSNIASRYLNKSENVRAQQQALGKQKYDLSKWKYSELRDAINTSCDIELLEACRQEFHRRLKVYHAWKAKNRKRTTMDENERAPRSVMEAAFKQPPLVQPIQEIVTAQHRYFRIPFMRANAPDNTKRGLWYAHFDGQWIARQMELHADKPPILLVAGTDDMQMCELSLEETGLTRKRGAEILEHEFNREWERNGGKAYKNLGAAKPNGPAAAAMQKQQ, encoded by the exons ATGTTGGAGGACACCCAACTGGTGTGGGTGCGAGATGCCGCCGAGGGCTATATACAGGGCCGGATCACCGAGATTGGCGCCAAGGAGTTCGAGGTTACGCCCACCGATCGCAAGTATCCGAAGCGCACGTGTCACTTCGATGATATCCACTCCTCGTGCGATGGACCCCAGGATCATGATGACAACT GCGAACTCATGCTGCTCAACGAGGCCACATTTCTGGACAATTTGAAAACGCGTTACTATAAAGACAAGATCTAC ACATATGTGGCCAACATACTAATCGCCGTGAATCCGTATCGTGAGATCAAGGAGCTCTACGCACCCGATACCATCAAGAAGTACAATGGTCGTTCCCTGGGTGAACTGCCTCCTCATGTCTTTGCTATTG CGGATAAAGCCATACGCGATATGCGGGTATACAAGTTGTCCCAGTCGATCATCGTGTCCGGAGAGTCGGGCGCCGGCAAGACGGAGTCCACCAAATACCTGCTCAAATACCTGTGCTATTCGCACGACAGTGCCGGTCCCATAGAGACCAAGATATTGGACG CCAATCCCGTGCTGGAGGCCTTTGGCAATGCCAAGACAACCAGAAACAACAACTCCTCGCGATTTGGAAAGTTCATTGAGGTGCACTACGATGCCAAGTGTCAGGTGGTCGGTGGTTACATATCGCACTACTTGCTGGAGAAGAGTCGCATCTGCACGCAGAGCGCCGAGGAGCGAAACTATCATGTTTTCTACATGCTCCTCGCCGGAGCTCCGCAGCAGCTACGCGATAAGTTGAGCTTGGGCAAACCAGATGATTACAGG TATCTCTCTGGCTGCACACAGTACTTTGCCAACGCCAAGACGGAACAGCTAATACCGGGCTCACAGAAGTCGAAGAATCACCAGCAAAAGGGTCCGCTGAAGGATCCGATTATCGATGATTATCAGCACTTCCACAACCTGGACAAGGCCTTAGGTCGTCTGGGACTCTCGGATACGGAGAAGTTGGGCATCTATTCTCTGGTGGCAGCTGTGCTCCACCTGGGCAACATTGCTTTCGAGGAGATACCCGATGATGTGCGCGGTGGCTGCCAGGTGTCGGAGGCTTCGGAGCAGTCGCTAACTATCACCAGTGGCCTGCTGGGTGTGGATCAAACAGAGCTGCGCACTGCCCTGGTGTCCCGAGTGATGCAGAGCAAGGGAGGTGGCTTCAAGGGCACGGTTATCAT GGTTCCTCTAAAGATCTACGAGGCAAGCAATGCACGGGATGCCTTGGCCAAGGCCATCTATAGTCGACTATTCGATCGCATCGTGGGCCTGATCAACCAGAGCATTCCCTTCCAGGCTTCAAACTTTTACATCGGCGTGCTCGATATTGCTGGATTTGAGTACTTCACGGTGAACTCCTTCGAGCAGTTCTGCATCAACTACTGCAATGAAAAGCTGCAGAAGTTCTTCAACGATAATATACTGAAAAACGAGCAGGAGCTGTACAAACGCGAAGGCCTCAATGTGCCCGAGATCACTTTCACGGATAACCAGGACATCATCGAGCTGATCGAGGCAAAGTCGAATGGCATCTTTACGCTGCTCGACGAGGAGTCCAAGCTGCCGAAGCCCTCGTACTCGCACTTCACCGCCGAGGTGCACAAGTCTTGGGCGAATCACTATCGCCTGGGTCTGCCGAGATCCTCGCGACTGAAGGCCCACCGCACCCTGCGCGATGAGGAGGGCTTCCTGGTGCGTCACTTTGCCGGAGCTGTGTGCTACAACACGGAGCAGTTCATTGAGAAGAACAACGACGCCCTGCATGCTTCGCTGGAGGGTTTGGTCCAGGAGTGCGATAATCCCCTGCTGCAGACCCTCTTCCCCTCGGGAAGTAGTACTTCGGTTCGTGGAAAGCTGAACTTTATATCCGTGGGATCCAAGTTCAAGACTCAGCTGGGCGAGCTAATGGAGAAACTGGAGCAGAAT GGGACCAACTTCATACGCTGCATCAAGCCCAACAGCAAGATGATCGACCGACAGTTTGAGGGCAGCCTGGCGCTGGCCCAACTGAAGTGTTCGGGCACAATTTCGGTGTTGGAACTCATGGAGCACGGTTATCCATCGCGTGTTCTCTTTGCCGATCTCTACAGCATGTACAAATCGGTGCTGCCGCCGGAACTCGTTTCACTGCCGGCTCGCACCTTCTGCGAAGCCATGTTCCAGTCCCTCAATCTGAGCGCCAAGGACTTCAAGTTCGGCATCACCAAGGTCTTCTTCCGGCCTGGTAAATTCGTGGAGTTCGACCGCATCATGCGCTCTGATCCGGAGAATATGCTGGCCATAGTGGCCAAGGTCAAGAAGTGGCTGATTCGATCGCGTTGGGTGAAGTCCGCTCTGGGAGCCCTCTGCGTGATCAAGC TGCGCAATCGAATCATCTACCGCAACAAGTGTGTTCTAATAGCTCAGCGTATTGCACGTGGTTTCCTGGCCCGGAAGCAGCATCGTCCACGCTACCAGGGTATTGGCAAGATCAACAAGATCCGGACTAACACCCTCAAGACAATCGAAATCGCAAGTGGACTGAAGATGGGTCGTGAAGAGATTATTAGTGGGGTAAACGATATCTACAGGCAGATCGATGATGCCATTAAGAAAATCAAG ATGAATCCACGCATTACTCAACGGGAAATGGACTCGATGTACACCGTGGTCATGGCCAACATGAACAAGCTAACAGTTGATCTGAACACCAAGCTTaaggagcagcaacaggccgaggagcaggagcgtcTGCGCAAGATCCAAGAGGCCCTGCAGGCCGAACGGGCCGCcaaggaggcggaggagcagcgccAGCGCgaggaaattgaaaacaagcgACT CAAAGCGGAGATGGAAACTCGACGAAAGGCAGCGGAAGCTCAGCGCCTGCGTCAAGAGGAGGAGGATAGGCGTGCCGCCTTGGCGCTGCAGGAGCAGTTGGAGAAGGAGGCCAAGGATGATGCCAAATATCGGCAGCAGCTCGAACAGGAACGTCGCGATCACGAGTTGGCCCTGCGTTTGGCCAACGAGTCCAATGGCCAGGTGGAGGATAGTCCACCAGTTATACGCAA TGGTGTCAATGACGCGTCTCCCATGGGTTCCAACAAATTGATCAG TTTTTCACAAGTTGTGTCAAACATTGCTTCGCGGTACTTGAATAA ATCGGAAAATGTTCGGGCCCAACAACAGGCCCTGGGCAAGCAGAAGTACGACTTGTCCAAGTGGAAGTACTCGGAGCTGCGTGATGCTATCAACACGTCCTGTGATATTGAGCTGCTGGAG GCATGCCGTCAGGAGTTCCATCGCCGCTTGAAGGTGTACCACGCCTGGAAGGCAAAGAACCGCAAGCGCACCACCATGGATGAAAACGAGCGTGCGCCACGCAGCGTTATGGAAGCCG CCTTCAAGCAGCCGCCTTTGGTTCAGCCAATCCAGGAGATTGTGACCGCCCAGCATCGCTACTTCCGGATCCCCTTTATGCGAGCCAATGCGCCGGACAACA CCAAGCGCGGTCTGTGGTATGCCCACTTTGATGGCCAGTGGATCGCTCGCCAAATGGAACTGCATGCGGACAAGCCGCCAATTCTACTGGTGGCCGGAACGGACGACATGCAGATGTGCGAACTGAGCCTGGAGGAGACGGGTCTGACGCGTAAGCGTGGCGCCGAGATCCTGGAGCACGAGTTCAACCGCGAATGGGAGCGCAACGGGGGCAAGGCCTATAAGAATTTGGGTGCCGCCAAGCCGAAtgggcctgctgctgctgctatgCAGAAACAACAGTAG